In Helianthus annuus cultivar XRQ/B chromosome 9, HanXRQr2.0-SUNRISE, whole genome shotgun sequence, the following are encoded in one genomic region:
- the LOC110876425 gene encoding uncharacterized protein LOC110876425 produces MIRACMIDLGGSWDEHLPLIEFSHNNNYHTSIKAAPFEALYGRKCRTHVCWAEVGESQLFGPDIVLETTDKILQIRDRHKAARDRKKSYADKRRKALNIQIGDRVMLKVSHWKGVMRFGKKAYILKLPEELSGIHDVFHISNLKKCLANEALVMSHNDVQIDESLRFIEKPLFIEDREVKKLRKKKVSLVKVKWDSRRGPKYTWEVESEMRWKYLYLF; encoded by the exons ATGATACGCGCGTGCATGATTGATTTAGGCGGTAGTTGGGATGAacatctacccctgatcgaattctcccaTAATAACAACTACCACACTAGTATAAAAGCCGCACCTTTTGAGGCTTTATACGGGAGAAAGTGTAGAACACACGTTTGTTGGGCTGAAGTTGGTGAAAGCCAACTTTTTGGACCAGATATTGTCCttgaaacaactgataaaatttTACAAATCAGAGATAGACacaaggctgcccgagataggaaaaagagctatgctgataaaaggcggaAGGCTCTTAATATCCAAATCGGAGATAGAGTAATGCTCAAGGTCTCGCATTGGAAAGGCGtaatgagatttggaaagaagg CTTACATACTTAAGTTACCTGAAGAGCTGAGTGGAATCCATGATGTATTCCATAtctctaatctgaagaagtgcttaGCTAATGAAGCACTTGTCATGTCTCATAATGACGTTCAAATTGACGAGAGCTTAAGGTTTATTGAAAAACCTTTATTCATTGAGGACCGTGAAGTCAAAAAGCTCCGTAAGAAAAAGGTTTCCCttgtcaaggtgaaatgggattcccgtcgtggcccaaaATACACTTGGGAGGTTGAATCCGAAATGAGATGGAAATACCTGTATTTGTTTTAA